The window gaAGACAAATGCGTGGAGTTTTTGCAGAGCTAAGGGTAAGCAAAGACTGCAGTTGAATATAAAATAGTTGACATATCATTTCTATATTACatttaatcaataaatcaatcaaacaaTGCTAAAACAGTGTTTTTAtaacactggcgtcggaagcaaattgaaagggggggggggggctagactaatcctcagagatattgaggaaaaaaactaatttccaaaatcatggaaatcctaatccgtggggggggggagtatacctataccTATAAGCCCCCcgcccgccccccccccccccccccccctagcctccccggttccgacgcctatgtataaTGTCTCAATACATATATGAAACCagttaatgttttattttaatttctaaacaGACATTTCATGAACAACGAAAGGCTGAAAAGACCAAGGAGCAAATGCGTACAGTTTTAACAGAGATAATGGTAAGCGTACTTATATTTCATgaaatacatatgtatgtaGTCAAAATTTTTAATCAAGTATCAATTATGATTTAAATGCTTCCAATCAAAATATGGTGTatgcttttaaaacatttttaagtgtTAATTTCGTTACTTATTCCAATAGATGTTTCATTCTCAGCAAAAGATGAGGACGTCCAAGAAACTCATGACTAGAGTTTTTGCAGAGCTAATGGTGAGcgcatttaaataaatgtatagtCAACAGTATTGAATCAAATAGTTTACAACAGAACTTGATATACGTTGCATGTTTTGAAATACAAGTATGTTTTCATATTATCAGTTGTTAAGTcgtaattttcatttaatctttCTTTCTTCAGACTTTTCATGCTCAGCAAAGGACTATGCAGATCAAGGGGAAAATGCGTGAAGTTTGTGCAGAACTTATGGTAAgctaatgtacatatatatatctgattataacaatatacacataaaatcaaatacagttgcatgattatatttattatttcttttcccTAGACAATTCACGCTCAACGGGGAACACAAACACAAAAGATGATGAAAAGAATGCAGTTAGTGTTTGACGAGCTACTGGTAAGAATACATGCATGATATGAAAATGCATAGCCTTGCAACATAACTAATATTATAGCAAATTATATACTATAGACCAATTCACATACGCTATCATGAAGGAAATTTTTTTCAGGGAATATGAAAGACAGttcttgatttcattttttatagcAAACTaactctgaaaataaaaagttgaaattatTGGAGGAGGAGGCGCACGAGGAGTTCGTACCGAGAAAGCTGTTCCTGTTCAACATCATCGGTTTCAAGCAAATCGACGATGACCATCTACTCAAGGTACAAAGTTACAAACTGAATTGAAGTGAAATAAAAAGTTCTTTATGCAGAGTTATTGTTTCTGCTATATGTTTCCctttcaaatttcttttttcattcagtctgctttgaaaattgtctcAAAACTGTACTATAATTTGGTCATTAtttgattgaaatatattttaaatgcatgcatcttattatatatgataaagtgcttaatttttcattttcacagtTAATCGGTTTTACtgtttttttatgtctttatgtacatgtacatggaagtTGCATTACCTGTAAAGTATATACACGtactaaatattaaacattctGCCTTCGCAGGGTCCGAGTTTTCCAGACTTATCAAACCTTGTGGCATCAGCTGAGCTTGAACTACCCCCAGAGTCCTTAGATGGTGCCTGCTACGTTGTTGATGATGAAAACGAAGGCGACGATGAAGAGAAAATGGAGgtacatgcatatgtagttattttagaactgttctcatatatatgtattatcatctggcgaatttttttttctgtgaagtCTTTATTAATACGTATATTCATGGCTGAATTCTTTCTTGTTCTTTAGATTCCATCAAATAATTTGGAGAAGAAAAAGAATGGATGGAGAAGAAGAATTAGGAAGTTTCTAGGATTGAAATAGACAATGAACAACATTGAGCATTGGATTTATCATATCTgttatatatttctaaattgtcgGCTACATCTCTGTACTTTTCTGCTTTTATTGTCAACGTTCAAATCTACAAGTTAAAGTGAATGTCAGATGTTAATAAAACTTAAACTGTTCTCTATTTTTAATTGCTGTTGGTTCTTCAACACAACTCTGGATAATACATGGTCGTGCTAACACAACTCTGCACAACACGcgatcgcgctaacacaactcttTACATACAACACATGGTCCCACTAACACAACTCtttacatgcacaacacataTTTGCGCTAATACAACTCTGCACAAAAACACTGTCGCACTAACAATATACTCTACACAACTTATGGTCGCGCTTACACAACTCTGCACAACACACGATAGCGCTACCACAACTCTGTATACAACACACACGGTCGCGCAAAGACAAATCTTCAAAACGCGTGATAGCGTTAACACAACCATGTATAACACATGTTCGCTATAACACAACTCTGCACAACACACTGTCGCGCTAATACAACTCTACACAACACGCGGTGACGCTAACACAACTCTGCACAACACATGGTCGCGTTACAACTCTGCACAACATGCTGTCACAACTTTGTACGACAGGCCGTCATGCTAACAAAACCCTGCACAGCACACGATTGTGCTAGTTTAACTCTGCACAACACACGATAGCGCAAACACAAGTCTTCAAAACACGTAATAGCCTTAACAAAACCATACACAACACATGTTTGCTATAACACAACTCTGCACAACGCACAGTCGCGCTAACACAAATTTATACGACACACTGTCCTGCTAACACAACACTGCACAAAATACAGTCGCTTTTACACAATTTTGGACCTGTTTTCAAAGTTTGGCTACCGCGATGCATGGCGGGCTATATGTCGAAACTGATTTAGTACacactgtttattttttgcaatggcTCTTTTTCACATTTTACCTGAAAGAACATCATGTCATTAttgtattgaaatttaaattttgaatatttttgaaattaaaattacaaaatctgtatTCAGTTTCCAATTTACAGACGATTAAGTTGACAAAGTAACATATTATGAAACTGTGCTAGATGTTTGcctttttacaatgtaattgaaATTGTTTCTTGATGTTTCGTAAGTAATGCATTGAACACACCGCTATTGAGGCTGATTTTAGGGGCCTACGACAAATGCTACATACGAGTACGGTATTACGGTATGCCACATACCTATgggcaagagagagagagagagagagagagagagagtcgttTTCTATTACGTCATTCATACGTCACAATGACGATCgttatctatgacgtcataatcattGTTGTTGCTACAACCGAAAGGAAGGATGGAGAAGAATGTAAGTATGattattttactgtaaataaCTCCAGATAAAGTGTACTTGGTTAAAGTCTAAATTAAATTACGCTTTTACCAATCCGATACATTAAGCGATTGATGAATTGTTTTCTAATTTTAAGTTTCACCTTGATAAtctaagttttaattttttaatatctgaACAAATGCATGCATCCAGCTAACAGTGATTTGGCGTATGTCTCTCAACGTATTGCGTGacattgtcatgttgtaaattttgaatttaccggatggcagtaaatacaaagtttACAATGCAACATGACAACATATTCGTCTCGTATTTAAAGTTCCTGTAATGGTAATACTTATGGATACtagtaagttatttttttattatttctgcaGAATCAAACTCAAATCGAAAGGAGAAACAGAGGGCAGGTCCAGAGGGATTTATTggtaaacatttcattttcagaaACATTCATATTAACACTGTGTTATTATAAAGAATGCTTTGAGATATCTAACACCAACTCTTAAATCTTAATTAATGCCATGTAGAATTTTGAATGTGCAGATTAATGaatgcaaaaatgaaaaatttattcaatttcatttaaaagggATCCACGCCATCTTGGGTCGCCAGGTTCACTAAATTCCCTCTCCAAAAGAAAGCCCCCATGGTATTACACATCTTTATGAGTTAACTATTATTAGCACAACtaaaacaattgttttataTCTATTTGTGCAAGTACGtggaattgaatttttaaaaataattgacaaattataaaacatggaaTTAAAACTTCAtgtttattcatattatttagATGTACATTGTTTCATCTTAATTAATCATACTGTTTCCTGCAATTtttgaacacatttttttaCTATTGATCTCTGAaggaatgaaataaattatggaCAAAATTAATAATCTAGCTTCATATTGCATATTTTCAGGACCAACCAATGCAAGTGAAATTGCTGAAGAATAAAGGAAGGAGAGTGGTTGAAATGGAGGAACTATTGGTAAGAACTTTTTCactattgtaaatattttaaactatcATAATCTGCAGGTATAAAGCATTGTtgtcatatttaaatataaatttttcagAAGTATCAATCCGAGACGCACACCAAAAAAATCAAAGCACAAATGACCCGAGTTTTTGGAGAGCTTATGgtatattattcatatttgttgtaaattttaaaattcaattcatttgttaatagatatattaataaagtatgatataatctttaaaagtcttgaTTTTATTTCGATTTTACAGACATGTCACGTTCAACAATGcatcaagaaaaacaaaaaaagaatggATGAAGTTCTTCAAGAGCTTATGGTAAGTTATTGTACacacaaaatataaagaaaatcaagattggaattataagaaatgaaaatacacGCACGTGTGTTTTAAACAttagatttcaaaatttacagacaTTTCATGATAAGCAGAAAATACATAAGAACAAAGTACTAATGCGTGAAGTTTTTACAGAGCTAAGGGTTAGCAAAGACtgtagtaaaacaaaaaataattgacaTATCGTTTCTGTATAACATCTCATCAATCAATCATTCAATCAATGCTAAAACAGTGTTTTTATAATGCCTCAATACATATGATACCagttaatgatttattttaatttctaaacaGACATTTCATGAACAACGAAAGGCTGAAAAGACCAAGGAGCAAATGCGTACAGTTTTAACAGAGATAATGGTAAGCGTACTTATATTTCATgaaatacatatgtatgtactcaaaaattttaatcaagTATCAATTATGATTTAAATGCTTCCAATCAACATATGATGTatgcttttaaaacatttttaagtgtTAATTTCGTTAATACTTTTTCCAATAGATGTTTCATTCTCAGCAAAAGATGAGGACGTCCAAGAAACTCATGACTACAGTTTTTGCAGAGCTAATGGTGAGtgcatttaaataaatgtacgaGTATAGTCAAGAGAACTGATTCAAATAGTTTACAACAATACTTGTTATACGTTGCATCTTTGAAATACAAGTATGTTTTCATGTTATAAGTTGTTAAGTcgcaattttcatttaatattttttttccagactTATCATGCTCAGCAAAGGACTAAGCAGATCAAAGAGAAAATGCGTCAAGTTTGTGCAGAACTTATGGTAAgctaatgtacatatatatctgaTTATAACAATATacacatatattcaaatacatgtacagttgcatgtttatatttattattttttttccctagaCGATTCACGCTCAACGTGAAGCACAAACAGACAAGATGATGAAAAGAATGCAGTTAGTGTTTGACGAGCTACTGgtaagaatacatgtatgatatgaaaatgCATGGCCATGTAGCATAATTAATATTATAGCAAATTATATACTATAAAGACCAATTCACATACGCTATCATAAAGGAAATTTTATTCATGGAATATGACATACAATtttcgattttattttttatagcaAACTAACACTGAAAGGAAAAAGTTGAAATTAttggaggaggaggaggagttCGTACCGAGAAAGCTGTTCCTGTTCAACATCATCAGTTTCAAGCAAACCGATGATGACCATCTACTCCAGGTAAAAAGTTACAAACTGCATGCCGTCAAATAAGAAGTTCTTTATGCAGAGTTATTGTTCCTGCTATATGTCTccttttcaaatttctttttcattcagTCTGCTTTGGAAATGGTCTCAAAACTTCACTTTAATTTGGTcacaaattgattgaaaaatattttaaatgcatgcatcttattatatatgataaagtgcttaatttttcattttcacagtTAATCGGTTTTACTGTGTctctttatgtacatgtacatggaagtTGCATAACCTGTAAAGTATATACACGtactaaaaattaaacattctgCCTTCGCAGGGTCCGAGGTATCCAGACCTATCAAGCCTTGTGGCATCAGCTGAACTTGAACTACCCCCAGAGTCCTTATATGGTGCCTGCTACGTTGTTGATGATGAAAACAAAGGCGACGACGAAGAGAAAatggaggtacatgtatatgtagttattttagaactgttctcatatatatgtattatcatctggcgaatttttttttttctgtgaagtCTTTATTAATACGTATATTCATGGCTGAATTCTTTCTTGTTCTTTAGATTCCATCAAATAATTTGGAGAAGAAAAAGAATGGATGGAGAAGAAGAATTAGAAAGTTTTTAGGATTGAAATAGACAATGAACAACATTGAGCATTGGATTTATCATATCtgttatatatttctatattgtCGGCTACATCTCTGTACTTTTGTGCTTTTATTGTCAACGTTCAAATCTACAAGTTAAAGTGAATGTCAGATgttaataaaacttaaattgttctctatttttaattgttgttgGTTCTTCAACACAACTCTGGATAATACATGGTCGTGCTAACACAACTCTGCACAACACGcgatcgcgctaacacaactcttTACATACAACACATGGTCCCACTAACACAACTCTTTACATGCACATATTTGCGCTACCACAACTCTGCACAACACACTTTCGCGCTAAGACAAATCTTCAAAACGCGGGATAGCGCTGACACAACCATGTATAACACATGTTCCCTATAACACAACTCTGCACAACACACTTTCGCGCTAATACAACTCTACACAACACGCGGTGACGCTAACACAACTCTGCACAACACATGGTCGCGCTACAACTCTGCACAACATGCTGTCACAACTCTGTACGACAGGCCGTCATGCTAACAAGACCCTGCACAGCACACGATTGCGCTAGTTTAACTCTGCACAACACACGATGGCGCAAACACAGGTCTTCAAAACACGTAATAGCCTTAACAAAACCATACACAACACATGTTTGCTATAACACAACTCTGCACAACGCACAGTCGCGCTAACACAAATTTATACGACACACTGTCCTGCTAACACAACACTGCACAAAATACAGTCGCTTTTACACAATTTTGGACGTGTTTTCAAAGTTTGGCTACCGCGATGCATGGCGGGCTATATGTCGAAACTGATTTAGTACACACtgtttattatttgcaatggcTCTTTTTCACATTTTACCTGAAAAAACATCATGTAATTAttgtattgaaatttaaattttgaatatttttgaaattaaaattacaaaatctgtatTCAGTTTCCAATTTACAGACGATTAAGTTGACAAAGTAACATATTATGAAACTGTGCTAGATGTTTGcctttttacaatgtaattgaaATTGTTTCTTGATGTTTCGTAAGTAATGCATTGAACACACCGCTATTGAGGCTGATTTTAGGGGTCTACGACAAATGTTATATACGAGTACGGTATTACGGTATGCTACATACCTATgggcaagagagagagagagagagagagtcgttTTCTATTACGTCATTCATACGTCACAATGACGATCgttatctatgacgtcataatcattGTTGTTGCTACAGCCGAAAGGAAGGATGGAGAAGAATGTAAGTATGATTATTTtactataatttaattctggttgtaacgcggcatttgattggatagaaaaatttagttaaatttgtataacctggtttgcacgtcacaagacacgtcacaatgcaccaacgtactaattcacttgacgttacgtttgaattttgaacagatttttatcatttttaaaagtaaaacggactcaatttgtacagcaaattccagaaaattaaattataaggaatgaactcaatatctacccaagttatactcgtataacctgggttggagcaattgacgcttttttataatccgcttcgcggattataaagcgtaaattgccccaacccaggttatacgagtataacttgggtagacattgagttcatttcttaagtaAATAACTCCAGATAAAGTGTACTTGGTTAAAGTCTAAATTAAATTACGCTTTTACCAATCCGATACATTAAGCGATTGATGAATTGTTTTCTAATTTTCAGTTTCACCTTGATAATcgaagttttaatttttaatatctgAACAAATGCATGCATCCAGCTAACAGTGATTTGGTATATGTCTCTCAACGTATTGCGTGACATtgttatgttgtaaattttgaatttaccggatGGCAGGAAATACAAAGTTTACAATGCAACATAACAACATATTCGTCTCGTATTCTACGTTCCTGTAATGGTAATACTTATGGATACTAGtaagttcaatttttttatttctgcagAATCAAACTCAAATCGAAAGGAGAAACAGAGGGCAGGTCCAGAGAGATTTATTggtaaacatttcattttcagaaACATTCATATTAACACTGTGTTATTATAAAGAATGCTTTCAGATATCTAATACCAACTCTTAAATCTTATAATTAATGCCATGTAGAATTTTGAATGTGCagattaatgaatgaaaaaatgacaaatttattcaatttcatttatcaGCTATCCACGCCATCTTGGGTCGCCAGGTTCACTAAATTCCCTCTCCAAAGGAAAGCCCCCATGGTATTACACATCTTTATGAGTTAACTATTATTAGCACAACTAAAACAATTGTTTTAGATCTATTTGTGCAAGAACGtggaattgtatttttaattattaaaaatggaattaaaacttcatgtttattcatattatttagATGTACATTGTTTCATCTTAATTAATCATACTGTTTCGTGcaaattttgaacaaattttattactATTGATCTCTGAaggaatgaaataaattataaacaaaattaataatctAGCTTCATATTGCATATTATCAGGACCAACCAATGCAAGTGAAATTGCTGAAGAATAAAGGAAGGAGAGTGGTTGAAATGGAGGAACTATTGGTAAGaattttttcactattttaagtattttaaactATCATAATCTGCAGGTATAAAGCAttgttatcatatttatttaaatttttcagaagTATCAATCCGAGACGCACaccaaaaaaatcaaagttcaaaTGATCGGAGTTTTCGAAGAACTTATGgtatattattcatatttgttgtaaattttaaaattcaattcatttgttaatagatatattaataaagta is drawn from Crassostrea angulata isolate pt1a10 chromosome 5, ASM2561291v2, whole genome shotgun sequence and contains these coding sequences:
- the LOC128182773 gene encoding uncharacterized protein LOC128182773; the encoded protein is MEKNNQTQIERRNRGQVQRDLLGSTPSWVARFTKFPLQKKAPMDQPMQVKLLKNKGRRVVEMEELLKYQSETHTKKIKAQMTRVFGELMTCHVQQCIKKNKKRMDEVLQELMTFHDKQKIHKNKVLMREVFTELRTFHEQRKAEKTKEQMRTVLTEIMMFHSQQKMRTSKKLMTTVFAELMTYHAQQRTKQIKEKMRQVCAELMTIHAQREAQTDKMMKRMQLVFDELLQTNTERKKLKLLEEEEEFVPRKLFLFNIISFKQTDDDHLLQGPRYPDLSSLVASAELELPPESLYGACYVVDDENKGDDEEKMEIPSNNLEKKKNGWRRRIRKFLGLK